Proteins from one Mucilaginibacter jinjuensis genomic window:
- a CDS encoding universal stress protein, producing the protein MKKILVATDFSNSALNAMKYAMELAKVLHMEVCAIHAIHPTEGINNSTYNAIFIEDYYNNKRQALTDWVDNCAQEERFKDVKVTTLCDVGFLKAVITRYIKQHPVVLLVMGITGATGITGIVGSNTSMMVTKVKIPTLVIPLESKFSKFPVITLATDYETRLSAEDINALNEMVKAFGSEKLRVLYIDENLDPKLLEAGETKLKDLIQHTELEFNYINSSSPLNGIMDFITTHETDMICLVKHHHNIVYRLFTRSTVNQVMNRSVKAILVLHE; encoded by the coding sequence ATGAAAAAGATACTTGTTGCTACAGATTTCTCTAACAGTGCCCTCAATGCCATGAAATATGCTATGGAACTGGCTAAGGTACTGCACATGGAAGTTTGTGCCATACACGCCATACACCCTACAGAAGGCATCAACAATAGCACCTACAATGCTATTTTTATTGAGGATTACTATAACAACAAAAGACAAGCACTTACAGATTGGGTAGATAATTGCGCCCAGGAAGAACGCTTTAAAGATGTTAAAGTAACAACGCTTTGCGATGTAGGTTTTTTAAAGGCCGTTATAACCCGTTATATTAAGCAGCACCCTGTTGTGTTATTGGTAATGGGTATTACCGGTGCAACAGGTATAACCGGCATTGTGGGCAGTAATACCAGCATGATGGTAACCAAGGTTAAAATACCTACGCTGGTTATCCCACTCGAAAGTAAATTTTCTAAGTTCCCGGTAATTACGCTGGCTACCGATTATGAAACCCGTTTATCTGCCGAAGATATTAACGCGCTCAACGAGATGGTTAAGGCATTTGGATCTGAAAAACTGCGGGTATTATATATCGACGAAAATCTTGATCCCAAACTGCTTGAAGCCGGTGAAACTAAACTTAAAGACCTGATTCAGCATACCGAATTGGAGTTTAATTACATTAACAGCAGCAGCCCGTTAAACGGTATAATGGATTTTATTACTACGCATGAAACCGATATGATCTGTTTGGTAAAACACCACCACAACATTGTATACCGGTTATTTACCCGTAGTACAGTAAACCAGGTAATGAACCGTTCTGTAAAAGCTATACTGGTTTTGCACGAATAG